Proteins encoded together in one Hylaeus volcanicus isolate JK05 chromosome 3, UHH_iyHylVolc1.0_haploid, whole genome shotgun sequence window:
- the LOC128873934 gene encoding mitochondrial nicotinamide adenine dinucleotide transporter SLC25A51 isoform X1: MSNVTSQNVSIGSLLALKKNDFKEFVCGWGAAVINVSVTFPINKIIFRQILEGVPANTALQQISKEGVRLLYRGILPPLCQKTLSLSIMFSMYEGCKDRLYMLTNNDILVRVLAAHFAGTAEAILTPLERVQTLLQDWRYHGKLKNTSHAFKYLLKNYGISECYRGLVPIVCRNGSSNLMFFVLREQSKRLMGEHDSLLTSFINGALIGGFTSTVFYPMNVVKIHMQSKIGGNFEKFLTVTREIYITRNRNIMAFYKGVHLNYMRSFISWGVINTSYDFLKGILFR; the protein is encoded by the exons atgagTAACGTCACTTCACAAAACGTTTCAATAGGATCATTGTTAGCgcttaagaaaaatgattttaaagaatttgtttgtgGTTGGGGGGCTGCTGTCATTAACGTCTCTGTTACCTTTcctattaacaaaattatatttagacaG ATTTTGGAAGGAGTACCAGCTAATACCGCGTTGCAACAAATATCTAAAGAAGGTGTACGGTTATTGTATCGTGGAATTTTACCACCCCTTTGCCAAAAAACATTGTCGCTTAGTATAATGTTCAGTATGTACGAAGGATGCAAAGATCGTTTGTACATGTTAACGAACAATGATATATTAGTTAGAGTATTAGCAGCTCATTTTGCTGGCACTGCTGAGGCTATACTTACGCCGCTTGAAAGAGTACAAACATTGTTGCAAGATTGGCGGTATCATGGTAAATTGAAGAACACTTCTcatgcatttaaatatttattaaaaaattatggtATATCGGAATGTTATCGTGGTTTAGTTCCAATTGTATGTAGGAATGGTAGCTCTAATCTCATGTTCTTTGTTTTAAGAGAACAGTCGAAACGGTTAATGGGCGAACATGATTCGTTATTAACGAGTTTCATTAATGGTGCTTTAATAGGTGGCTTCACAAGTACTGTATTTTATCCGATGAATGTAGTAAAAATTCATATGCAGTCGAAAATAGGCGGTAATTTTGAGAAGTTTCTGACTGTCACtcgtgaaatatatattacaagaaacagaaatataatGGCATTTTATAAAGGTGTACACTTGAATTACATGAGGTCGTTTATTAGTTGGGGTGTGATAAACACATCTTATGACTTCTTAAAAGGAATCCTATTTCGATAA
- the LOC128873934 gene encoding mitochondrial nicotinamide adenine dinucleotide transporter SLC25A51 isoform X2 — MSNVTSQNVSIGSLLALKKNDFKEFVCGWGAAVINVSVTFPINKIIFRQILEGVPANTALQQISKEGVRLLYRGILPPLCQKTLSLSIMFSMYEGCKDRLYMLTNNDILVRVLAAHFAGTAEAILTPLERVQTLLQDWRYHGSQPSQGL, encoded by the exons atgagTAACGTCACTTCACAAAACGTTTCAATAGGATCATTGTTAGCgcttaagaaaaatgattttaaagaatttgtttgtgGTTGGGGGGCTGCTGTCATTAACGTCTCTGTTACCTTTcctattaacaaaattatatttagacaG ATTTTGGAAGGAGTACCAGCTAATACCGCGTTGCAACAAATATCTAAAGAAGGTGTACGGTTATTGTATCGTGGAATTTTACCACCCCTTTGCCAAAAAACATTGTCGCTTAGTATAATGTTCAGTATGTACGAAGGATGCAAAGATCGTTTGTACATGTTAACGAACAATGATATATTAGTTAGAGTATTAGCAGCTCATTTTGCTGGCACTGCTGAGGCTATACTTACGCCGCTTGAAAGAGTACAAACATTGTTGCAAGATTGGCGGTATCATG GGTCTCAGCCGTCTCAGGGCTTGTGA
- the LOC128873934 gene encoding mitochondrial nicotinamide adenine dinucleotide transporter SLC25A51 isoform X3 produces MSNVTSQNVSIGSLLALKKNDFKEFVCGWGAAVINVSVTFPINKIIFRQILEGVPANTALQQISKEGVRLLYRGILPPLCQKTLSLSIMFSMYEGCKDRLYMLTNNDILVRVLAAHFAGTAEAILTPLERVQTLLQDWRYHENSRNG; encoded by the exons atgagTAACGTCACTTCACAAAACGTTTCAATAGGATCATTGTTAGCgcttaagaaaaatgattttaaagaatttgtttgtgGTTGGGGGGCTGCTGTCATTAACGTCTCTGTTACCTTTcctattaacaaaattatatttagacaG ATTTTGGAAGGAGTACCAGCTAATACCGCGTTGCAACAAATATCTAAAGAAGGTGTACGGTTATTGTATCGTGGAATTTTACCACCCCTTTGCCAAAAAACATTGTCGCTTAGTATAATGTTCAGTATGTACGAAGGATGCAAAGATCGTTTGTACATGTTAACGAACAATGATATATTAGTTAGAGTATTAGCAGCTCATTTTGCTGGCACTGCTGAGGCTATACTTACGCCGCTTGAAAGAGTACAAACATTGTTGCAAGATTGGCGGTATCATG AGAACAGTCGAAACGGTTAA
- the LOC128874466 gene encoding gamma-1-syntrophin isoform X1 codes for MRINATKMSTPIEEKIDQKLKVRTGMVSVSDGKSKPIPMRLQLSMEVLKLQREDLEQAANHNKPPLDAKERMVQITRQKVGGLGLSIKGGAEHKLPVLISRIYKGQAADQCGQLFVGDAIIKVNGEYITACNHDDAVNILRNAGDIVVLTVKHYRAAKPFLQKNEKEEKLDNVANGGSDDEWLSSNRQGGSPRCGHSRQSSNASVVSIQCKKWVDVITVPLMMAYVTRYIFGTDKLRRNAFEVRGLNGARTGVIHCDDSAILSQWLKYITDNITGLTHLQMKLYNRNFGVGERIEYMGWVNEAVSNSNQPWQSYRPRFLALKGPDLLLFETPPCNIGDWSRCALTFKVYQTMFRVMRESENVDERQHCFLAQSPGKPPRYLSVETRQELLRVEAAWHTAVCSAVTHLKSKTFPVTFNGRSAGLTLEWTQGFTLSYEDIGEIVWRYKFSQLRGSSDDGKSRLKLHFQEPDSIAIETKELECSQLQNLLFCMHAFLTAKVAAVDPTFLKSTTP; via the exons ATGAGAATCAACGCAACGAAAATGAGCACTCCGATCGAGGAGAAGATTGATCAGAAGCTGAAG GTGAGGACTGGGATGGTAAGCGTTAGTGATGGAAAAAGTAAACCCATACCAATGCGTTTGCAATTATCTATGGAAGTATTGAAACTTCAAAGAGAAGACTTAGAG CAGGCAGCGAATCACAATAAGCCACCATTGGATGCCAAAGAGCGAATGGTGCAAATTACTAGACAAAAGGTTGGAGGATTAGGATTGAGTATAAAAGGCGGAGCAGAACATAAACTTCCTGTGCTTATATCTAGAATATATAAAGGCCAAGCTGCTGATCAATGTGGCCAACTATTTGTAGGGGATGCAATTATTAAAG TGAACGGAGAATACATAACTGCATGTAACCATGATGATGCTGTAAACATCTTAAGGAATGCTGGTGACATAGTTGTTTTAACAGTCAAACATTATCGAGCAGCTAAACcatttctacaaaaaaatg aaaaagaggaaaaattggATAATGTTGCGAATGGCGGTTCAGACGACGAATGGTTATCGTCTAATAGACAAGGGGGTAGTCCTAGATGCGGCCACAGTCGACAAAGCTCGAACGCATCCGTCGTTTCGATACAGTGCAAAAAATGGGTGGATGTTATAACag TTCCGCTAATGATGGCATACGTAACAAGATACATCTTTGGAACGGACAAATTAAGAAGAAATGCGTTCGAAGTAAGAGGGTTGAATGGTGCGCGTACTGGCGTTATACACTGCGATGATAGTGCCATTCTGAGTCAATGGTTAAAGTATATTACTGATAATATCACGGGCTTAACACATCTGCAG ATGAAATTGTACAACCGCAATTTCGGAGTGGGTGAACGTATCGAGTACATGGGTTGGGTAAACGAAGCAGTAAGCAATAGTAATCAACCATGGCAAAGTTACAGGCCAAGATTTTTAGCTCTAAAAGGGCCTGATTTGTTGTTATTCGAAACACCTCCT TGCAATATAGGAGATTGGTCGCGATGCGCATTGACTTTCAAAGTGTATCAAACTATGTTCCGCGTGATGCGAGAATCCGAAAATGTAGACGAGAGACAACATTGTTTTCTAGCACAAAGTCCAGGTAAACCTCCACGATATCTCAGCGTTGAAACAAGACAAGAACTCTTAAGAGTCGAGGCAGCATGGCATACTGCGGTTTGTTCAGCTGTTACACATTTAAAA AGTAAAACATTTCCTGTCACTTTTAACGGAAGAAGTGCTGGATTAACATTAGAATGGACTCAAGGGTTCACTCTTTCTTACGAAGATATCGGAGAGATCGTGTGGCGTTATAAATTCTCTCAATTGAGAGGATCCAGCGACGATGGAAAGAGCAGACTGAAGTTACACTTTCAAGAACCTGACAGCATCGCAATCGAGACAAAG GAATTGGAATGTTCTCAGCTACAGAATCTACTGTTCTGTATGCATGCATTTTTGACTGCAAAAGTTGCCGCAGTTGATCCAACCTTTTTAAAATCAACAACTCCATAA
- the LOC128874466 gene encoding gamma-1-syntrophin isoform X2: protein MRINATKMSTPIEEKIDQKLKVRTGMVSVSDGKSKPIPMRLQLSMEVLKLQREDLEAANHNKPPLDAKERMVQITRQKVGGLGLSIKGGAEHKLPVLISRIYKGQAADQCGQLFVGDAIIKVNGEYITACNHDDAVNILRNAGDIVVLTVKHYRAAKPFLQKNEKEEKLDNVANGGSDDEWLSSNRQGGSPRCGHSRQSSNASVVSIQCKKWVDVITVPLMMAYVTRYIFGTDKLRRNAFEVRGLNGARTGVIHCDDSAILSQWLKYITDNITGLTHLQMKLYNRNFGVGERIEYMGWVNEAVSNSNQPWQSYRPRFLALKGPDLLLFETPPCNIGDWSRCALTFKVYQTMFRVMRESENVDERQHCFLAQSPGKPPRYLSVETRQELLRVEAAWHTAVCSAVTHLKSKTFPVTFNGRSAGLTLEWTQGFTLSYEDIGEIVWRYKFSQLRGSSDDGKSRLKLHFQEPDSIAIETKELECSQLQNLLFCMHAFLTAKVAAVDPTFLKSTTP from the exons ATGAGAATCAACGCAACGAAAATGAGCACTCCGATCGAGGAGAAGATTGATCAGAAGCTGAAG GTGAGGACTGGGATGGTAAGCGTTAGTGATGGAAAAAGTAAACCCATACCAATGCGTTTGCAATTATCTATGGAAGTATTGAAACTTCAAAGAGAAGACTTAGAG GCAGCGAATCACAATAAGCCACCATTGGATGCCAAAGAGCGAATGGTGCAAATTACTAGACAAAAGGTTGGAGGATTAGGATTGAGTATAAAAGGCGGAGCAGAACATAAACTTCCTGTGCTTATATCTAGAATATATAAAGGCCAAGCTGCTGATCAATGTGGCCAACTATTTGTAGGGGATGCAATTATTAAAG TGAACGGAGAATACATAACTGCATGTAACCATGATGATGCTGTAAACATCTTAAGGAATGCTGGTGACATAGTTGTTTTAACAGTCAAACATTATCGAGCAGCTAAACcatttctacaaaaaaatg aaaaagaggaaaaattggATAATGTTGCGAATGGCGGTTCAGACGACGAATGGTTATCGTCTAATAGACAAGGGGGTAGTCCTAGATGCGGCCACAGTCGACAAAGCTCGAACGCATCCGTCGTTTCGATACAGTGCAAAAAATGGGTGGATGTTATAACag TTCCGCTAATGATGGCATACGTAACAAGATACATCTTTGGAACGGACAAATTAAGAAGAAATGCGTTCGAAGTAAGAGGGTTGAATGGTGCGCGTACTGGCGTTATACACTGCGATGATAGTGCCATTCTGAGTCAATGGTTAAAGTATATTACTGATAATATCACGGGCTTAACACATCTGCAG ATGAAATTGTACAACCGCAATTTCGGAGTGGGTGAACGTATCGAGTACATGGGTTGGGTAAACGAAGCAGTAAGCAATAGTAATCAACCATGGCAAAGTTACAGGCCAAGATTTTTAGCTCTAAAAGGGCCTGATTTGTTGTTATTCGAAACACCTCCT TGCAATATAGGAGATTGGTCGCGATGCGCATTGACTTTCAAAGTGTATCAAACTATGTTCCGCGTGATGCGAGAATCCGAAAATGTAGACGAGAGACAACATTGTTTTCTAGCACAAAGTCCAGGTAAACCTCCACGATATCTCAGCGTTGAAACAAGACAAGAACTCTTAAGAGTCGAGGCAGCATGGCATACTGCGGTTTGTTCAGCTGTTACACATTTAAAA AGTAAAACATTTCCTGTCACTTTTAACGGAAGAAGTGCTGGATTAACATTAGAATGGACTCAAGGGTTCACTCTTTCTTACGAAGATATCGGAGAGATCGTGTGGCGTTATAAATTCTCTCAATTGAGAGGATCCAGCGACGATGGAAAGAGCAGACTGAAGTTACACTTTCAAGAACCTGACAGCATCGCAATCGAGACAAAG GAATTGGAATGTTCTCAGCTACAGAATCTACTGTTCTGTATGCATGCATTTTTGACTGCAAAAGTTGCCGCAGTTGATCCAACCTTTTTAAAATCAACAACTCCATAA
- the LOC128874467 gene encoding cAMP-dependent protein kinase type I regulatory subunit isoform X1 produces the protein MAANLEEEQSLRECEEYVQRHNIQQVLKDCIVQLCVGRPENPISFLREHFQKLEREQAHDVKQQIATSPEDTEDIPAGQQGPQVPRRRGGISAEPVSEEDATSYVKKVVPKDYKTMAALSKAIAKNVLFAHLDENERSDIFDAMFPVTFLPGEAIIRQGDEGDNFYVIDQGEVEIFVNGELATTIGEGGSFGELALIYGTLRAATVRAKTDVKLWGIDRDSYRRILMGSTIRKRKMYEEFLSRVSILESLDKWERLTVADALEPVAFDDGETIVRQGEPGEDFYIIVEGTAVVLQQRSENEEPAEVGRLGPSDYFGEIALLLDRPRAATVVARGPLKCVKLDRARFERVLGPCADILKRNITQYNSFVSLSV, from the exons ATGGCGGCGAATCTTGAGGAAGAGCAAAGTTTGAGAGAGTGCGAGGAATACGTGCAGAGACACAATATTCAACAAGTTTTGAAAGACTGTATAGTGCAACTGTGCGTGGGTCGTCCTGAAAATCCCATATCTTTCTTGAGAGAACATTTCCAGAAACTGGAACGG GAGCAGGCTCACGATGTCAAACAACAAATCGCGACCAGTCCAGAGGACACCGAGGACATACCTGCGGGCCAACAGGGTCCTCAAGTTCCAAGGCGCAGAGGTGGCATTTCCGCGGAGCCGGTCTCCGAAGAGGATGCGACCAGTTACGTTAAAAAAGTCGTGCCTAAGGACTACAAAACGATGGCTGCCCTGAGCAAGGCCATCGCTAAGAACGTTCTTTTCGCTCATCTAGACGAGAACGAACGCTCAGACATATTCGACGCGATGTTCCCGGTCACGTTCCTACCTGGAGAAGCGATCATTCGCCAAG GTGACGAGGGTGACAATTTCTACGTAATCGATCAAGGGGAGGTTGAAATATTCGTGAACGGCGAATTGGCCACGACGATCGGGGAAGGTGGAAGTTTTGGCGAGCTTGCTTTGATCTACGGAACTCTGCGTGCAGCTACCGTACGAGCAAAAACTGACGTTAAATTGTGGGGTATCGACAGAGACTCTTATCGTAGAATCCTCATGGGTTCCACCATAAGGAAACGAAAGATGTACGAGGAATTCCTCTCTAGAGTTTCGATTTTAG AGTCTTTGGATAAGTGGGAACGACTTACGGTAGCAGATGCTTTAGAACCAGTGGCATTTGACGATGGTGAAACGATAGTCCGACAAGGCGAACCTGGTgaagatttttatataattgtcGAGGGCACTGCTGTAGTTCTCCAACAACGTTCAGAAAATGAAGAACCAGCGGAAGTTGGTCGCTTAGGACCATCTGATTATTTtg GTGAGATCGCGTTGCTGTTAGATAGGCCAAGAGCTGCAACTGTCGTGGCACGGGGCCCCTTAAAATGTGTAAAACTCGATAGGGCAAGGTTTGAGAGAGTTCTAGGTCCCTGCGCGGATATTCTGAAACGCAACATCACACAGTACAACAGTTTCGTGTCTCTCTCCGTATAA
- the LOC128874467 gene encoding cAMP-dependent protein kinase type I regulatory subunit isoform X3, translated as MSEEQAHDVKQQIATSPEDTEDIPAGQQGPQVPRRRGGISAEPVSEEDATSYVKKVVPKDYKTMAALSKAIAKNVLFAHLDENERSDIFDAMFPVTFLPGEAIIRQGDEGDNFYVIDQGEVEIFVNGELATTIGEGGSFGELALIYGTLRAATVRAKTDVKLWGIDRDSYRRILMGSTIRKRKMYEEFLSRVSILESLDKWERLTVADALEPVAFDDGETIVRQGEPGEDFYIIVEGTAVVLQQRSENEEPAEVGRLGPSDYFGEIALLLDRPRAATVVARGPLKCVKLDRARFERVLGPCADILKRNITQYNSFVSLSV; from the exons ATGAGCGAG GAGCAGGCTCACGATGTCAAACAACAAATCGCGACCAGTCCAGAGGACACCGAGGACATACCTGCGGGCCAACAGGGTCCTCAAGTTCCAAGGCGCAGAGGTGGCATTTCCGCGGAGCCGGTCTCCGAAGAGGATGCGACCAGTTACGTTAAAAAAGTCGTGCCTAAGGACTACAAAACGATGGCTGCCCTGAGCAAGGCCATCGCTAAGAACGTTCTTTTCGCTCATCTAGACGAGAACGAACGCTCAGACATATTCGACGCGATGTTCCCGGTCACGTTCCTACCTGGAGAAGCGATCATTCGCCAAG GTGACGAGGGTGACAATTTCTACGTAATCGATCAAGGGGAGGTTGAAATATTCGTGAACGGCGAATTGGCCACGACGATCGGGGAAGGTGGAAGTTTTGGCGAGCTTGCTTTGATCTACGGAACTCTGCGTGCAGCTACCGTACGAGCAAAAACTGACGTTAAATTGTGGGGTATCGACAGAGACTCTTATCGTAGAATCCTCATGGGTTCCACCATAAGGAAACGAAAGATGTACGAGGAATTCCTCTCTAGAGTTTCGATTTTAG AGTCTTTGGATAAGTGGGAACGACTTACGGTAGCAGATGCTTTAGAACCAGTGGCATTTGACGATGGTGAAACGATAGTCCGACAAGGCGAACCTGGTgaagatttttatataattgtcGAGGGCACTGCTGTAGTTCTCCAACAACGTTCAGAAAATGAAGAACCAGCGGAAGTTGGTCGCTTAGGACCATCTGATTATTTtg GTGAGATCGCGTTGCTGTTAGATAGGCCAAGAGCTGCAACTGTCGTGGCACGGGGCCCCTTAAAATGTGTAAAACTCGATAGGGCAAGGTTTGAGAGAGTTCTAGGTCCCTGCGCGGATATTCTGAAACGCAACATCACACAGTACAACAGTTTCGTGTCTCTCTCCGTATAA
- the LOC128874467 gene encoding cAMP-dependent protein kinase type I regulatory subunit isoform X2: MVQQEQAHDVKQQIATSPEDTEDIPAGQQGPQVPRRRGGISAEPVSEEDATSYVKKVVPKDYKTMAALSKAIAKNVLFAHLDENERSDIFDAMFPVTFLPGEAIIRQGDEGDNFYVIDQGEVEIFVNGELATTIGEGGSFGELALIYGTLRAATVRAKTDVKLWGIDRDSYRRILMGSTIRKRKMYEEFLSRVSILESLDKWERLTVADALEPVAFDDGETIVRQGEPGEDFYIIVEGTAVVLQQRSENEEPAEVGRLGPSDYFGEIALLLDRPRAATVVARGPLKCVKLDRARFERVLGPCADILKRNITQYNSFVSLSV; this comes from the exons ATGGTGCAACAG GAGCAGGCTCACGATGTCAAACAACAAATCGCGACCAGTCCAGAGGACACCGAGGACATACCTGCGGGCCAACAGGGTCCTCAAGTTCCAAGGCGCAGAGGTGGCATTTCCGCGGAGCCGGTCTCCGAAGAGGATGCGACCAGTTACGTTAAAAAAGTCGTGCCTAAGGACTACAAAACGATGGCTGCCCTGAGCAAGGCCATCGCTAAGAACGTTCTTTTCGCTCATCTAGACGAGAACGAACGCTCAGACATATTCGACGCGATGTTCCCGGTCACGTTCCTACCTGGAGAAGCGATCATTCGCCAAG GTGACGAGGGTGACAATTTCTACGTAATCGATCAAGGGGAGGTTGAAATATTCGTGAACGGCGAATTGGCCACGACGATCGGGGAAGGTGGAAGTTTTGGCGAGCTTGCTTTGATCTACGGAACTCTGCGTGCAGCTACCGTACGAGCAAAAACTGACGTTAAATTGTGGGGTATCGACAGAGACTCTTATCGTAGAATCCTCATGGGTTCCACCATAAGGAAACGAAAGATGTACGAGGAATTCCTCTCTAGAGTTTCGATTTTAG AGTCTTTGGATAAGTGGGAACGACTTACGGTAGCAGATGCTTTAGAACCAGTGGCATTTGACGATGGTGAAACGATAGTCCGACAAGGCGAACCTGGTgaagatttttatataattgtcGAGGGCACTGCTGTAGTTCTCCAACAACGTTCAGAAAATGAAGAACCAGCGGAAGTTGGTCGCTTAGGACCATCTGATTATTTtg GTGAGATCGCGTTGCTGTTAGATAGGCCAAGAGCTGCAACTGTCGTGGCACGGGGCCCCTTAAAATGTGTAAAACTCGATAGGGCAAGGTTTGAGAGAGTTCTAGGTCCCTGCGCGGATATTCTGAAACGCAACATCACACAGTACAACAGTTTCGTGTCTCTCTCCGTATAA